A genomic window from Archocentrus centrarchus isolate MPI-CPG fArcCen1 chromosome 2, fArcCen1, whole genome shotgun sequence includes:
- the LOC115798145 gene encoding beta-galactoside alpha-2,6-sialyltransferase 2-like gives MKSWRKVLLAALLAWLLLFLSLLCHFLDLRVPPQTRSAAEFGLARGLTSAFQVQSRNRDRFLRRSGTSEDDWSSKRFYKKQTMEILQRLWTGKLTAGMLSPRLQKALRVQLNFNKHQVAYQGPRGLHSSNKKLYCDLKKRTGIRTVDGTEEPFSSLGWAGLVPSMTLQELWPSQYQTCAVVTSAGGMLNSSLGSEIDSHDAVLRFNAAPTRGFMGDVGNKTTIRLMNSQIVALPEHAFSSSSLYKDVILLIWDPAPYSANLTQWFLKPDFNLFSAYVERRRLRPEQPVYILHPEFIWTLWELIQENSEELIQPNPPSSGFIGIVLMMSLCREVSVYEFIPSLRHTDLCHYHERYHDVACTFGAYHPLLYEKLLVQRINQGGVDQLRTRGRVTLKGFSAVTCPT, from the exons ATGAAGTCCTGGAGAAAGGTTCTGCTGGCTGCCCTGCTGGCCtggctcctcctcttcctgtctctgctcTGTCACTTCCTAGATCTCAGAGTTCCACCTCAGACCCGTTCTGCAGCAGAATTCGGACTCGCCCGTGGCCTCACCTCTGCATTTCAGGTTCAGAGTAGGAACCGTGACAGGTTCCTGAGACGTTCTGGAACCTCAGAGGACGACTGGAGTTCTAAACGCTTCTATAAGAAACAGACTATGGAGATTCTGCAGCGCCTGTGGACTGGAAAGCTGACAGCAGGGATGCTGAGCCCTCGTCTCCAGAAGGCCCTGAGGGTCCAGCTGAACTTCAACAAACACCAGGTGGCATACCAAGGGCCAAGAGGGTTACATAGCTCAAATAAAAAGCTATACTGTGACCTCAAGAAAAGGACCGGCATCCGCACTGTAGATGGGACTGAGGAGCCTTTCTCCAGCCTGGGCTGGGCCGGCCTGGTGCCTTCAATGACTCTGCAGGAGCTCTGGCCTTCTCAGTACCAGACATGTGCTGTGGTGACATCGGCGGGGGGCATGCTGAACTCCTCTCTGGGCAGTGAGATCG ACTCCCATGATGCAGTTCTGCGTTTTAATGCTGCCCCCACCAGAGGCTTCATGGGAGACGTGGGCAACAAGACCACCATCCGCCTCATGAACTCACAG ATCGTGGCACTGCCTGAGCACGCCTTCAGCAGCAGCTCGCTGTATAAGGATGTCATATTGCTGATCTGGGATCCGGCGCCGTACTCGGCCAATCTCACCCAG TGGTTCCTGAAGCCTGACTTCAACCTGTTCTCGGCGTACGTCGAACGGCGGCGCCTCCGACCGGAGCAGCCAGTCTACATCCTACATCCAGAGTTCATCTGGACTTTGTGGGAACTGATCCAAGAGAACTCAGAGGAGCTGATCCAGCCGAACCCCCCGTCATCTGGGTTCATAG GCATCGtgctgatgatgtcactgtgccGTGAGGTCAGCGTGTACGAGTTCATTCCTTCACTGCGTCACACCGACCTGTGCCACTACCACGAGCGTTACCATGACGTGGCGTGCACGTTCGGAGCGTACCACCCGCTGCTCTATGAGAAGCTGCTGGTGCAGAGGATCAATCAGGGGGGCGTGGACCAGCTCCGCACCAGAGGTCGTGTCACGCTGAAAGGTTTCAGTGCCGTCACCTGCCCcacctga